The region TCTGGACGAAGACGAAGGCCTTGTAGTCATCGACATCGAACAGGGCCTGCGCGGTATCGGACACGCGCCACACGACGTTGGCAGCGATCTCGATCGGGTTGCCGCGCAGGTCGTTGACCTTGAGCTTTTCCGAAACGACGTTGTTGGCGCGAACCGAGATCTTGGTCTTGGTCATCCACGGCCAGACCCAGCGCAGCCCGTGGTTGCGGTCCGTACCGCGATAGGAGCCGAACAGGTTGATCGCCGCGGCCTGGTTGGGCTGGATCATGTAGAAGCCCGAAGCGATGAACACGATGGCGACCGGCAGCGCGGCGATCGTGGCGATGAAGCCGGGCACGGCATCTTCCGACGGGTTGCCGCTGGCAAAGCCCAGCACCCGTGCGCCGGTGAGGATCACCAGCACGACCATGAGGACCAACATGAGATAGCCACTGATCGACCAGGCGCCCCTTTCGGTGCTGGCAGAATGCGTCTTCGACTCGGACATCGGAGATTCCCCTTAAATCTGATATCAAATTAATATCAAATCTGGTTGCAGGTGCAAGCGGATTTGGGGAGAGGTTTATGCCGTGCCGCTTGCCCACCCCCGACCCCTCCCGCCTGCGGGAGGGGGGCGTTGCGTCCTGCAGGTCTGACGTGCGGCTGGATCCTTTACGCGCCCCCAGCACATCCCTCTTGCAATCTGGACCGAATCACTCCACATTATCTGAGCGGACCGGGCCCCTCTGGCGCGGCGTTCTGGCCATAGTGGCAGTTCGCTTCGTGATGTCGGACCGCATCGGGTAATGCCGATGCCATGCGGGTCCGGGTCTCTTTCCCCTCGTTTCGGACTTTGGCCTCGCGGGCTTCGGCATTCCCGATCGTAGCAATTGCTCGACTAGGGAGCTTTTCATGTCCGCGTGGCTGAAGATGTCGCGCTCGGCCCAACCGGCAAGGTCGAGCCGGGCACGCATCGGCAGAAAATCGAAGCAGGCCTGCGCCATCGCCGTGCGGCCTTCACGCTCCAGCCGCTCGACCAGGATCGTGTGCATGGCATGAAGGTGGCGCACGTCGGATGCG is a window of Novosphingobium sp. THN1 DNA encoding:
- a CDS encoding SPFH domain-containing protein, with product MSESKTHSASTERGAWSISGYLMLVLMVVLVILTGARVLGFASGNPSEDAVPGFIATIAALPVAIVFIASGFYMIQPNQAAAINLFGSYRGTDRNHGLRWVWPWMTKTKISVRANNVVSEKLKVNDLRGNPIEIAANVVWRVSDTAQALFDVDDYKAFVFVQIESAVRSIGSRYPYDDIEHHEVTLRGHHDQINAELRTELNARLVLAGITVDECGLTHLAYAPEIAGAMLRRQQAEAVISARKKLVEGAVSMVEMALTQLSEKNVVELDDERRAAMVSNLMVVLCGERDTQPVVNTGTLYQ